The Streptomyces sp. NBC_01276 genome contains the following window.
GACACCGTCGTGGACGCCGCCATGCGGCAGTTCGGCGTGATCCGCGTCGACGGGCTGGACGAGCTCCAGGACACCGCCGCCCTCCTCGCCCGGGCCCGTGCGCCCCGGGCGGACGGGGTGGTCGTCTACTCCATCTCCGGCGGCACCGGCGCCCACTTCTCCGACCTCGCCACCGAGGCGGGCCTGACCCTGCCCACCCTCTCCGAGGCCAAGCAGCGGGAACTCCACCAGTGGATCCCCGAGTACCTGGGCGTCGCCAACCCCGTCGACAACGGCGGCCACCCCGTCGGCGACTGGCGCGGCCGCAAGATCATCGACGCGATCCTCGCCGACCCCTCCGTCGGCGTCCTGATCTGCCCGATCACCGGCCCCTTCCCCCCGATGAGCGACCGGCTCGCCCAGGACCTGGTGGACGCGGCCGAACAGACGGACAAACTCGTCTGCGTCATCTGGGGCTCCCCCATAGGCACCGAGGAGGCCTACCGCACCACCCTGCTCGGCTCCTCCCGCGTGGCCACCTTCCGCACCTTCGGCAACTGCATCACCGCCGTCCGCGCCTACCTCGGCCACCACCGCTTCACCGCCTCCTACCGCTCCCCCTTCGACGACGCCCCGCGCACCCCCTCCCCGTCCTTCCGCAAGGCCCAGGCCCTGATGCGGCCCGGCCAGCAGCTCAGCGAACACGCGGCCAAGCAGCTCCTGCGCGCCTACGGGATCCGGGTCCCCCGCGAGCAGCTCGTCACCAGCGCGGCGGCGGCCGTCCGGGCCGCCGGCCTGGTCGGCTACCCGGTCGTCATGAAGGCCTCGGGCCCCCAGCTGGGGCACAAGACCGAACTGGGACTGGTCAAGATCGGCCTCACGTCGGCGAGCCAGATCCGCGACGCGTACCGGGAACTCACCGACATCGCCCGCTACGAGAACATCCCTCTGGACGGCGTCCTCGTCTGCCAGATGGTCGAGCGGGGCGTCGAGATGGTCGTCGGCGTCACCCAGGACGACCTCTTCGGCCCCACCGTCACCGTGGGCCTCGGGGGCGTCCTGGTGGAGGTCCTGCACGACGCGGCGGTACGCGTACCGCCCTTCGGCGAGGACCAGGCCCGCCACATGCTCACCGAACTGCGCGGCCACCCGCTCCTGGAGGGGGTCAGGGGCGCCCCCCCGGCCGACGTGGACGCACTGGTGGAGGTCATCCTCCGGGTCCAGCGGATGGCGCTGGAACTGGGTGACGTCCTGTCCGAGCTGGACATCAACCCCCTGATGGTCCTCCCCCGGGGCCAGGGGGCGGTGGCCCTGGACGCCCTGGCCGTCTGCCGCTGACCTGGCCGGTCGTTTCCCGGGGCCCCGCGCCCACACCCCGGGGGCCGGCCCCCGGACCCCCGCGCCTCGAACGCCGGCGGGGCTGGATTTCACCCGGCCCCGCGCCCCGGAAGCCCGCCCGGCCATCGCCTCCGACCCGCCAACCCCCCGAACGGAGCCCCCGTGGACGAGGTCCTGCACCGCCTGGAGGGCGGCGTCTCCTGGATCACCCTCAACCGCCCCGAGGCCTTGAACGCCGTCACCTGGGAGCAGCGCGAGCACGTCATCGCCCTGCTCGCCGAGGCCTCCGCCGACCCCGCCGTACGGGCCGTCGTCCTCACCGCCACCGGCAAGGGCTTCTGCGCGGGCGCCGACCTCCGCAGCTCACCCCCCGCCACGCCCACCGCGCCGCAGGCCCCCCGTACCGCCGGCGACGTATCCCGCATGATCCGCCTCGGCGCACAGCGCCTGATCACGGCGGTGCTGGACTGCGAGAAGCCCGTCATCGCCGCGGTCAACGGCACCGCCGCCGGCATCGGCGCCCACCTCGCGCTCGCCTGCGATCTGGTGATCGCCGCCGAAGGCGCCCGCTTCATCGAGGTGTTCGTCCGCCGCGGCCTCGTCCCCGACGGTGGCGGCGCCTACCTCCTGCCCCGCCTCCTCGGCCCGCAGAAGGCCAAGGAGCTGCTGTTCTTCGGCGACGCCGTCCCCGCCGAGGAGGCGGCCCGCCTCGGCCTCGTCAACAAGGTGGTCCCCGCCGACGGGCTGGAGGCCGCTGCCCGCGCCTGGGCCGAGCGCCTCGCCCAGGGCCCGACCCGCGCCCTGGTGCTGACCAAGCAGCTGGTCAACGCCTCCCTGGACAGCGACCGGGCGACCGCGCTGGCCGCCGAGGCCACCGCCCAGGAGCTGAACATGACCACGGCCGACGCGAACGAGGGCGTGGCCGCCTTCAAGGAGCGCCGCACGCCCGAGTACCGGGGCCGCTGAGACCCCGCCTACATCTGCGGGTCCGGCCTCAGCAGGGCGAACACCGCCCCGGCCGGGTCGGAGGCCCACGCGATCCGCCCTACCGCCGGCACGTCCACGGGCGGCATCAGGACCTCGCCGCCCCCGCCCTCGACGGCCGTGACGGTGGCGTCCACGTCGGCGACGTTGAAGTAGGGCACCCAGCGCGGCACGATGTTCGATCCCCCGCCGGCGCCCTCGCCCTGCGGGGCGACGCCGCCGAAGGAGCCCTCCTGCTGGTCGCCGTCGGCGACGCTGAGCACCCGGTACAGCATGCCGGGGGTCCGCATCTCCGCGGCCCGCCACCCGAACAGGCCGCGGTAGAAGGCGACGGCCGCGACCGGGTCCGGCACGTGCAGCTCCACCCACACCAGGGAGTTCACGTCGGAGGCCAGGCCCAGACCACCGGTCTTGCCGGGCTGCCAGCAGGCGAACTCCACGCCCTGCGGGTCGGTGAACTGGGCGAGCCAGCCCTCCCCCATGACGTCCATGGGTTCCATCCGTACGCTCCCGCCCCCGGCCCGGACGGCTTCGGCGGTGGCGCGGGCGTCGGCGGTCTGGAAGTGCACCATCCAGGCGGACCGGGCCCCCTCCTCGGTGAGCGGGCCGAGCGCGGCGACGGTCTTGCCCTGGAGCTGGAAGAAGCCGTACCCGCCGGCCTCGGGCCCGGCGGAGACGAACTTCCAGCCGAAGACCCGGGCGTAGAAGGCGGCGGCGGCCGCGGTGTCGGGGCTGCCGAGGTCGAGCCAGTTGGGGGATCCGGTGCGGAAGTCGGTGCCGAGCATGGCTTCTCCTCCTGGAGTACGGGGACGCCTGTACGAGTCCACCCGCCACCATGCCGAGCCCCCGCGCGCGGGGGCCCGTACGGGCCACGAGGGCCGGGGCGTTTCACCCGTTCGGGCGCCCCCCTTCCTATCTGACGAACCGTCAGGTTCAATCGGTGGCGTGATGGGACACGCAGGGATGGCGGCCACCGTCGTCCGATACCTCAGGTCGGTCGGCTCCCCCACCTCCACGGGGGCGGAGCCCGACCGCGTCGACGCCCTGCCCCGCCCCGACCTGCGGGCCGTCGGGGAGGACGAGCGCGCGCCCGTCAGCCCCGCCGAGTTCCGGGCCGTCCTCGGGAACTTCGCGAGCGGGGTCACCGTCATCACCGCCCCGGCGGCGGAGGGGGAGGAGGGCCCGGCCGGCTTCGCCTGCCAGTCCTTCGCCTCGCTCTCCCTGGACCCGCCCCTGGTCACCTTCATGGTGGCCCGTACGTCGACCACCTGGCCGCGGATC
Protein-coding sequences here:
- a CDS encoding flavin reductase family protein, with amino-acid sequence MAATVVRYLRSVGSPTSTGAEPDRVDALPRPDLRAVGEDERAPVSPAEFRAVLGNFASGVTVITAPAAEGEEGPAGFACQSFASLSLDPPLVTFMVARTSTTWPRIARAGVFCVNILGAEQGELCRSFAVSGADKFAGIAHRPAPVTGSPQLDAVPAWIDCRIHAVHTGGDHLIVVGRVEAMGAAGEGDPLLFHKGRFGRLAD
- a CDS encoding VOC family protein; protein product: MLGTDFRTGSPNWLDLGSPDTAAAAAFYARVFGWKFVSAGPEAGGYGFFQLQGKTVAALGPLTEEGARSAWMVHFQTADARATAEAVRAGGGSVRMEPMDVMGEGWLAQFTDPQGVEFACWQPGKTGGLGLASDVNSLVWVELHVPDPVAAVAFYRGLFGWRAAEMRTPGMLYRVLSVADGDQQEGSFGGVAPQGEGAGGGSNIVPRWVPYFNVADVDATVTAVEGGGGEVLMPPVDVPAVGRIAWASDPAGAVFALLRPDPQM
- a CDS encoding enoyl-CoA hydratase/isomerase family protein is translated as MDEVLHRLEGGVSWITLNRPEALNAVTWEQREHVIALLAEASADPAVRAVVLTATGKGFCAGADLRSSPPATPTAPQAPRTAGDVSRMIRLGAQRLITAVLDCEKPVIAAVNGTAAGIGAHLALACDLVIAAEGARFIEVFVRRGLVPDGGGAYLLPRLLGPQKAKELLFFGDAVPAEEAARLGLVNKVVPADGLEAAARAWAERLAQGPTRALVLTKQLVNASLDSDRATALAAEATAQELNMTTADANEGVAAFKERRTPEYRGR
- a CDS encoding acetate--CoA ligase family protein: MLGSTHGTLTTDFRARVEACGETPRTAVHSTAAPSDGDTAELDVSGRPLHSDVPDLDRFFRPESVAVVGASDADGRPNTGITRQLIAWAGRVGARIHPVHPTRATVFGLPCHASVADLPEEVDLAVLLVSDPAPVIEQLADTKVKFAVAFASGFAETGEAGAAAQARLTTAVQRSGLRLLGPNTNLNAFEEFREDLEGPAIALITQSGHQGRPVYTLQELGIRLSHWAPTGNEADLETSDFISYFAEQPEVGAIACYVEGLKDGRQFLLAADRAARNGVPVVAVKVGRTETGARTAASHTGKLTGADTVVDAAMRQFGVIRVDGLDELQDTAALLARARAPRADGVVVYSISGGTGAHFSDLATEAGLTLPTLSEAKQRELHQWIPEYLGVANPVDNGGHPVGDWRGRKIIDAILADPSVGVLICPITGPFPPMSDRLAQDLVDAAEQTDKLVCVIWGSPIGTEEAYRTTLLGSSRVATFRTFGNCITAVRAYLGHHRFTASYRSPFDDAPRTPSPSFRKAQALMRPGQQLSEHAAKQLLRAYGIRVPREQLVTSAAAAVRAAGLVGYPVVMKASGPQLGHKTELGLVKIGLTSASQIRDAYRELTDIARYENIPLDGVLVCQMVERGVEMVVGVTQDDLFGPTVTVGLGGVLVEVLHDAAVRVPPFGEDQARHMLTELRGHPLLEGVRGAPPADVDALVEVILRVQRMALELGDVLSELDINPLMVLPRGQGAVALDALAVCR